From one Zhongshania sp. R06B22 genomic stretch:
- the lpxD gene encoding UDP-3-O-(3-hydroxymyristoyl)glucosamine N-acyltransferase, producing MGITKRSLSELANYLDGELVGDANHMISGIADLQTAGPSELSFINKESYLHYLPASSTGAVILSADFADKYAGNKLIVSNTYLAYAKVSALFESLSVVAGGIHPSAVIAATANIDSTASIAANCVVGEFASIGPGVTLYPGVCIGDRASVAENTLIHPNVVIYHAVSIGKNCIIHSGTVIGSDGFGFAPSRDGWQKIHQLGGVIIGDDVEIGSNCSIDRGALGNTIIHDGVIMDNLVHIAHNVKIGKRSAIAGCVGIAGSANIGANCTVAGAVAINGHIDIADNSHFHGGTIVTKGNTEAGVFASATPMQEVKKWRRNSVRYTQLDDMSNRIRQLEKQLKALLPTDPAE from the coding sequence ATGGGTATTACTAAAAGAAGCTTGTCAGAGTTAGCTAATTATCTTGATGGAGAGCTAGTTGGCGACGCAAATCATATGATCTCTGGGATTGCAGATTTACAGACTGCTGGGCCTTCTGAGTTGTCTTTTATCAATAAAGAATCGTATTTACATTATCTGCCTGCATCCTCGACCGGCGCCGTTATTCTTAGCGCTGATTTTGCAGATAAATATGCCGGTAATAAGCTGATCGTCAGCAATACTTACCTCGCCTACGCCAAGGTTTCGGCGCTGTTCGAATCGCTGTCGGTAGTGGCGGGTGGTATTCACCCCTCCGCGGTGATTGCGGCGACTGCCAACATCGATTCCACTGCATCCATTGCTGCGAACTGCGTTGTCGGCGAATTTGCTTCTATTGGGCCTGGTGTTACGCTTTATCCAGGTGTTTGCATCGGTGACCGCGCAAGCGTTGCGGAAAACACCCTAATTCACCCAAACGTGGTGATTTACCACGCGGTGAGCATTGGCAAGAATTGCATCATTCACAGCGGCACGGTTATCGGCTCTGACGGTTTCGGCTTTGCGCCAAGCCGGGATGGCTGGCAGAAGATCCACCAGTTGGGTGGTGTTATTATTGGCGACGATGTTGAAATTGGTTCTAACTGCTCGATAGATCGAGGCGCCTTAGGCAACACCATCATTCACGACGGCGTGATTATGGACAATCTGGTGCACATTGCCCACAACGTCAAAATCGGTAAACGCTCAGCCATTGCCGGTTGTGTTGGCATTGCCGGCAGTGCCAATATTGGCGCTAATTGCACCGTTGCCGGCGCCGTGGCCATTAATGGACATATTGATATTGCCGACAATAGCCACTTCCACGGCGGCACTATTGTGACCAAGGGCAATACCGAAGCGGGCGTTTTCGCCTCGGCAACGCCGATGCAAGAAGTGAAAAAATGGCGTCGCAATTCGGTGCGATATACCCAGCTCGATGATATGTCGAACCGCATTAGGCAACTAGAGAAACAGTTAAAAGCCTTATTGCCGACAGACCCTGCCGAGTAA
- a CDS encoding chaperone modulator CbpM — MTDTKLNQMNFDELCRTAELPEHFVLEIVEHGIVEPHGDSPDQWVFSTHMVMQTKKAVRLHQDLQIDWSGIALAISLLEEIEQLRIENDKLKQRLNRFTHY; from the coding sequence ATGACTGACACCAAACTGAATCAAATGAATTTTGACGAGCTGTGCAGAACCGCCGAGCTACCCGAACATTTTGTACTGGAAATCGTCGAGCATGGCATCGTAGAGCCCCATGGGGATTCACCGGATCAGTGGGTTTTTAGCACCCATATGGTGATGCAAACTAAAAAGGCGGTGAGACTCCATCAGGATTTACAAATTGATTGGTCGGGTATCGCACTAGCCATCAGTCTATTGGAAGAGATAGAACAACTCCGCATAGAAAACGATAAGTTAAAACAACGGCTAAATCGATTTACGCATTATTGA
- the ppsR gene encoding posphoenolpyruvate synthetase regulatory kinase/phosphorylase PpsR: MIRPAFFISDSTGITAETLGSSVLAQFESQKFEHIIVPYVDNAQKANSAVEKINRAADECGNQPIVFDTLVDEDLRAIIATSRGFIVDVLGTFVSQIEVALGEKPSRTVGRVQNADKDMLYKQRIDAVNYALDNDDGARLNRYDQAEVILIGVSRSGKTPTCLYLAMQSGIFVANYPITDEDMESDRLPKALLDHRNRLFGLTIDAERLSAIRSERRPDTRYASLRQCEDELRQAEAMFKRFGVPYLDITHASVEEIATRVLVDTGLRGHKR, from the coding sequence ATGATTCGTCCGGCTTTTTTTATATCAGACAGTACCGGCATCACTGCCGAGACCCTAGGCAGCAGTGTTTTAGCGCAATTTGAGAGCCAAAAATTTGAGCACATTATCGTGCCCTACGTCGACAATGCCCAAAAAGCGAACTCGGCGGTAGAGAAAATTAATCGGGCTGCAGATGAATGCGGCAACCAACCGATTGTGTTTGATACCCTAGTCGACGAAGACCTGCGCGCAATTATTGCCACCAGCCGCGGCTTTATTGTAGATGTTCTTGGCACATTTGTTAGCCAAATAGAGGTAGCGCTAGGAGAAAAACCCTCGCGCACAGTTGGCCGCGTGCAGAATGCCGACAAAGATATGCTTTATAAGCAGCGAATTGACGCGGTAAATTACGCCCTAGATAACGACGATGGCGCCAGATTAAATCGCTACGACCAAGCCGAAGTCATTTTAATTGGTGTTTCTCGCAGCGGGAAAACCCCAACGTGCCTGTATTTGGCGATGCAATCGGGGATATTCGTCGCCAACTACCCGATTACCGACGAAGACATGGAAAGTGATCGCCTGCCAAAGGCCTTGCTAGATCATCGCAATCGCTTATTTGGCTTGACGATAGATGCTGAGCGTTTATCGGCTATACGCAGCGAGCGCAGGCCAGACACCCGCTATGCGTCGTTGCGCCAATGTGAAGACGAGTTGCGTCAAGCAGAAGCCATGTTTAAACGATTTGGTGTTCCCTATCTCGATATCACCCATGCATCAGTAGAGGAAATTGCCACCCGAGTGCTAGTGGATACCGGACTGCGCGGACATAAACGCTAA
- the trxC gene encoding thioredoxin TrxC, translated as MSNVSHIVCPHCLANNRVPSTRLEQSPNCGRCKKSLFNAQAISLSANGFETMISRNDTPVVIDFWAPWCGPCKSMAPAFDQAAKSLEPYLRLAKVNTDVEQAVASRFNIKSLPTLVIFYQGKEIARQSGALDAASIVRWVDGVSGKL; from the coding sequence ATGAGCAATGTCAGCCATATTGTTTGTCCCCATTGCCTAGCTAATAACCGGGTACCAAGCACTCGATTAGAGCAGTCCCCAAACTGCGGAAGATGCAAAAAGTCACTATTCAACGCCCAAGCTATCAGTCTGTCTGCAAACGGATTTGAAACGATGATCAGTCGCAATGACACGCCGGTGGTGATTGACTTTTGGGCGCCCTGGTGTGGCCCCTGCAAAAGCATGGCGCCGGCCTTTGATCAGGCTGCTAAATCTTTAGAGCCATACCTACGCTTGGCTAAAGTGAATACTGACGTAGAACAGGCGGTTGCAAGTCGTTTTAATATTAAAAGTCTGCCAACCCTAGTTATCTTTTACCAAGGTAAGGAGATTGCCCGCCAGAGTGGCGCCTTGGACGCGGCGTCTATTGTCCGTTGGGTTGATGGTGTAAGCGGAAAATTATGA
- a CDS encoding patatin-like phospholipase family protein has product MNTTDTTEDQDQDQAPKNSYRSNTAMVLPGGGARAAYQVGVLKALAEIHGKRPGNPFPILAGTSAGGINAVSLAAGAHHFGGTVEKLEMLWRDLSTDKIYRADFFGVLRNALRLTYSLFSSGSPGDRPVALLDNSPLREILRQYVSFENIGLNILNGDLDALCLTAMNYTQGVSETFFQGGPQYAGWQRWRRQGMATPIQLQHLMASTAIPTIFPPAKLGRDYYGDGALRQLAPISPVIHLGANRVLVIPANGHKRQYPKIPKAVQSPGFGQIIGHLLNSAFIDSIETDIERLERINELVRMIPEEDRGMMGKELLPIDCLVVSPSEDIDRIADDHVNELPRSLRIFLRRTGSTGNSGGGVSIASYLLFTPEYCGKLIDLGYRDGMAQRDELQTFLYRDK; this is encoded by the coding sequence ATGAATACTACCGACACCACTGAAGACCAAGACCAAGACCAAGCACCAAAAAACAGCTATCGCTCCAATACTGCCATGGTATTACCCGGCGGCGGCGCTCGGGCCGCCTATCAAGTCGGCGTGCTTAAAGCCCTGGCAGAAATTCACGGCAAGCGCCCTGGCAACCCCTTCCCTATTCTTGCCGGCACCTCCGCGGGCGGCATAAATGCGGTATCACTGGCCGCTGGTGCGCATCATTTTGGTGGCACGGTAGAAAAACTGGAGATGCTCTGGCGGGACCTCAGCACCGATAAGATTTATCGCGCCGACTTTTTCGGCGTATTGCGCAATGCCCTGCGGCTCACCTATTCACTATTCAGCTCAGGATCCCCCGGTGACCGGCCAGTGGCGCTGTTAGACAATAGCCCACTGCGGGAAATACTCCGCCAATATGTGAGCTTCGAAAACATCGGCCTTAATATTTTGAACGGCGACTTGGATGCCCTTTGTCTCACCGCCATGAATTACACGCAGGGGGTTTCTGAAACATTTTTTCAGGGCGGGCCCCAGTATGCCGGCTGGCAGCGCTGGCGCCGGCAAGGTATGGCCACGCCGATTCAGCTCCAACATTTAATGGCATCAACCGCTATTCCAACAATTTTCCCACCGGCCAAACTGGGCCGAGACTACTATGGCGACGGTGCTTTGCGGCAATTAGCCCCCATCAGCCCGGTGATTCATCTCGGCGCAAATAGAGTCCTGGTTATTCCCGCCAATGGTCACAAACGTCAATATCCAAAAATACCTAAAGCTGTACAGTCACCAGGGTTTGGCCAAATCATTGGTCACCTGCTTAACAGCGCATTTATTGACAGTATCGAAACTGATATTGAGCGCCTAGAGCGTATTAATGAATTAGTTCGGATGATCCCCGAGGAAGATCGCGGCATGATGGGCAAGGAGCTGCTTCCCATAGATTGCCTAGTTGTCAGCCCCAGCGAGGACATCGATCGTATCGCCGATGATCACGTTAACGAGTTGCCCCGCTCACTCAGAATTTTTCTGCGCCGCACCGGTAGCACAGGAAATAGTGGCGGTGGTGTAAGTATCGCTAGCTACCTTTTGTTCACGCCGGAATACTGCGGAAAGCTCATTGACCTTGGCTACCGCGACGGCATGGCGCAGCGAGACGAGTTACAGACCTTTCTATACCGCGACAAATAG
- a CDS encoding STAS/SEC14 domain-containing protein: MSSVNHGLSIGIESVGSDIFVSLKAQGKLSHQDYETIGPMIDSALAAVAEPKVKMLFDGSELDGWELRAAWDDFKLGLKHGNEFVKVALYGNKRWEEMAAKVGNWFVSGEVKFFDDYDQALSWLKSS, encoded by the coding sequence ATGAGCTCAGTTAATCACGGTTTATCAATAGGTATCGAATCTGTTGGTAGCGATATATTTGTTTCTTTAAAAGCTCAGGGCAAACTCAGTCATCAAGATTATGAAACCATAGGCCCGATGATCGACTCGGCGTTGGCCGCAGTCGCAGAACCAAAAGTTAAAATGCTGTTTGACGGCTCTGAGCTCGATGGCTGGGAGCTGCGGGCAGCATGGGATGATTTTAAGCTCGGTTTAAAGCATGGCAATGAGTTTGTAAAAGTCGCCCTTTACGGTAATAAACGCTGGGAAGAGATGGCGGCAAAAGTGGGTAATTGGTTTGTGTCCGGCGAGGTAAAATTTTTCGATGACTACGACCAAGCCCTATCGTGGTTAAAAAGTAGTTGA
- a CDS encoding DnaJ C-terminal domain-containing protein, with the protein MRALPGNSDFSDFFSSMFGQAGQHSGFQGRRQQAHKGRDIETDLAIFLEDTLSEESKTISFMIPKYTADGRVSEVTKTLNVRIPPGVESGERIRLKGQGEPAGPTGINGDLYLRIRLVPHPLFDVEGHNLIVTVPLAPWEAALGCKLAMPTLDGKITMSIPANSQTGQRLRVRGKGLIKKLSTENGRGDLYAVLKVVMPKTSNEDINKTWQALADKAAFDPRAEWSEKV; encoded by the coding sequence ATGAGGGCTTTGCCTGGCAATAGCGATTTTTCTGATTTCTTCTCGTCAATGTTTGGCCAAGCGGGGCAGCATTCTGGCTTTCAGGGCCGGCGGCAACAGGCCCATAAAGGTCGAGATATAGAGACAGATCTAGCGATCTTTCTCGAAGACACTTTATCAGAAGAATCGAAAACCATTTCTTTTATGATTCCCAAATATACTGCAGACGGCCGAGTAAGCGAGGTGACAAAAACCCTAAATGTGAGAATCCCGCCGGGAGTAGAGTCGGGTGAACGCATCCGTCTCAAGGGGCAGGGAGAGCCTGCGGGCCCAACGGGTATTAATGGTGATCTGTATTTGCGTATCCGGCTAGTGCCGCATCCATTATTTGATGTTGAAGGTCACAACCTCATCGTCACAGTACCATTAGCGCCTTGGGAGGCCGCCTTGGGATGTAAACTGGCCATGCCAACCTTAGATGGCAAAATCACTATGTCTATCCCCGCCAATAGCCAAACCGGACAGCGGCTGCGAGTGCGCGGTAAGGGATTAATTAAAAAGCTATCTACCGAAAACGGTCGTGGTGACTTATATGCGGTCTTAAAAGTGGTGATGCCAAAAACCTCAAACGAAGACATTAACAAGACCTGGCAAGCACTAGCTGACAAGGCTGCCTTTGATCCACGCGCGGAGTGGAGTGAAAAAGTATGA
- a CDS encoding diguanylate cyclase, whose protein sequence is MDSLSNQQVQKVILELDQALSSHEQWYKNLQRVLISHTAPEPSDLKNDAHLHCDFGQWYTSPHVQFLQENPLFISLGKAHEKMHRRARHLIQRISDGLPILVRDWDPFDDSIVKMRVKIQALREEFAAVVQNRDPLTEAKTRARLLTELCEQQALVQRGKQLCVIAMVDLDHFKRINDEYGHAAGDIVLVSTVKQLKSHLRAYDRIYRYGGEEFIICMPSTSVEQSREVIERMRVAIAAQHFDFGKAHVTASFGVSVLRASRTVEESIHCADKAMYRAKTAGRNRVELDPE, encoded by the coding sequence ATGGATTCCCTCAGCAACCAGCAGGTTCAGAAAGTCATTTTAGAGCTTGATCAGGCCCTATCTAGCCACGAACAATGGTATAAGAACTTACAGCGCGTGTTGATTTCCCATACGGCCCCAGAGCCATCAGATCTAAAAAATGACGCCCATCTTCATTGTGATTTCGGTCAATGGTATACCAGCCCTCACGTGCAGTTTTTGCAAGAAAACCCGCTATTTATCTCGCTGGGAAAAGCCCATGAAAAAATGCATAGAAGAGCGCGACATTTAATTCAGCGCATTTCCGATGGCCTGCCTATTCTAGTCCGTGACTGGGACCCTTTCGACGATAGTATAGTGAAAATGCGGGTAAAGATTCAGGCCCTACGAGAGGAGTTTGCCGCCGTGGTGCAAAACCGAGATCCGCTCACGGAGGCAAAAACCAGAGCTAGACTGCTGACTGAACTCTGCGAACAGCAGGCACTGGTTCAGCGAGGAAAACAGCTTTGTGTGATTGCGATGGTAGATCTTGATCATTTTAAACGGATAAATGATGAATATGGTCATGCCGCGGGGGATATCGTATTGGTCTCTACCGTTAAACAACTAAAATCGCACCTTCGTGCATATGATCGAATTTACCGATATGGGGGAGAGGAGTTTATTATTTGCATGCCCAGTACCAGCGTAGAGCAGAGTCGTGAGGTCATAGAACGTATGCGCGTGGCGATTGCCGCTCAGCATTTTGACTTTGGTAAAGCACACGTAACAGCCTCTTTTGGTGTATCAGTACTGCGAGCATCTCGGACCGTTGAAGAATCTATACACTGCGCCGATAAAGCGATGTACAGAGCGAAGACAGCTGGAAGAAACCGCGTAGAATTGGACCCTGAATAA
- a CDS encoding DUF808 domain-containing protein, with product MAAGSLLALFDDIATLLDDISVMSKIAVKKTAGVLGDDLAVNAEQVGNLRADRELPVVWAVAKGSLLNKLIIVPIVLLASLFMPWLITPVLMLGGTYLCFEGAEKVWHAIAHRNAKDHSQSRALLEDSNVDLLAMEKERVKGAIRTDFILSLEIIVIALSTVQQAPFAKQAVVLSIVALGITFAVYGLVAMIVKIDDLGLYLLKSATTAVKSLGGFLLWLAPVLMKTLTIVGTLAMFLVGGGILTHGVDHYIEFGVALSHLDVFSNAFANGLSQNLFNGLIGVLAGAAVVGVFAAAARFYGKQQQ from the coding sequence ATGGCGGCAGGTTCTCTTCTAGCCCTTTTTGATGATATTGCGACGCTACTGGATGATATTTCGGTGATGTCTAAGATAGCGGTAAAAAAGACTGCCGGGGTCTTGGGTGATGATTTAGCTGTTAACGCCGAGCAAGTGGGCAATCTGCGCGCCGATCGCGAGCTACCGGTGGTGTGGGCGGTGGCTAAAGGGTCGTTACTCAACAAGCTTATCATCGTCCCTATTGTTTTACTGGCCAGTCTATTTATGCCCTGGCTAATCACTCCCGTTCTAATGCTTGGCGGTACCTATTTGTGCTTTGAAGGCGCAGAAAAAGTCTGGCATGCCATTGCCCATCGCAATGCAAAAGATCATTCCCAAAGCCGTGCGCTGCTAGAAGATAGCAATGTCGATTTGCTCGCCATGGAAAAAGAACGGGTTAAAGGCGCCATACGTACTGACTTTATTTTGAGTTTGGAAATCATTGTCATTGCGCTGAGCACTGTGCAGCAGGCACCGTTCGCCAAGCAGGCAGTGGTACTGTCTATTGTTGCGCTAGGGATAACGTTTGCAGTCTACGGCTTGGTCGCCATGATCGTTAAGATAGATGACCTTGGCTTGTATTTGCTTAAATCTGCCACTACGGCGGTAAAATCCCTGGGTGGATTTTTACTGTGGTTGGCGCCGGTATTGATGAAAACCCTAACAATTGTCGGCACCTTGGCCATGTTCTTAGTAGGCGGTGGAATATTAACTCACGGCGTAGATCACTACATTGAGTTTGGCGTCGCCCTCTCCCATCTGGATGTTTTCAGTAACGCCTTTGCAAACGGTCTAAGCCAAAATTTATTTAACGGCCTTATTGGTGTGTTGGCGGGTGCCGCGGTGGTTGGGGTGTTTGCGGCGGCGGCGCGGTTTTATGGCAAGCAGCAGCAATAG
- the ppsA gene encoding phosphoenolpyruvate synthase: MSEYVIWFNDLGMNDVDRVGGKNASLGEMISQLSQVGVSVPGGFATTADAFRDFLQQSGLNDRIIAALDGFDIEDVKNLAVVGKKIRQWIVETPFPEALNAAVVEAYAKLVDGNDAMSFAVRSSATAEDLPDASFAGQQETFLNIRGLDNIMIAIKEVFASLYNDRAIAYRVHQGFEHADVALSAGIQRMVRSDTGAAGVMFSMDTESGFDGVVFITASYGLGETVVQGAVNPDEFYVHKATLEKDRPAVLRRNLGSKMVKMIYGSDASAGKSVETVDVSEDQRNQFCLTDDEVLGLAKQAMTIEKHYGRPMDVEWAKDGDDGKLYIVQARPETVKSRESTTLMERYLLKEKGAVLCEGRSIGQRIGAGPVRVIADISEMDQVQQGDVLVTDMTDPDWEPVMKRASAIVTNRGGRTCHAAIIAREMGIPAVVGCGDATELLKDGTPVTVSCAEGDTGMVYDGILDFDINRNKLEAMPELPFKVMMNVGNPDRAFDFQGYPNAGVGLARLEFIINRMIGVHPKALMNYDDIPRDVQAAVKRRIAGYASPVEFYVEKLVEGISTIASAFYPKPVIVRMSDFKSNEYAHLIGGSLYEPSEENPMLGFRGASRYISDSFRECFELECRALKKVRDDMDLTNVEIMVPFVRTVGEAKQVIELLEANGLKRGENGLRVVMMCELPANALLAEQFLQYFDGFSIGSNDLTQLTLGLDRDSGLIAHLFDERNDAVKALLKMAIDACKKHDKYIGICGQGPSDHPDFAQWLMEQGIDSVSLNPDSVLETWLFLAKKLKT; the protein is encoded by the coding sequence GTGTCTGAATACGTAATCTGGTTCAACGACCTTGGAATGAATGATGTTGACCGCGTTGGCGGCAAGAATGCATCCCTAGGTGAAATGATTAGCCAGCTCTCACAAGTCGGTGTGTCGGTGCCCGGTGGTTTTGCGACCACTGCCGACGCCTTCCGCGATTTCTTGCAGCAAAGTGGCTTGAACGATCGAATTATTGCCGCGCTAGACGGCTTTGATATTGAGGACGTAAAGAATCTTGCTGTTGTGGGTAAGAAGATTCGTCAGTGGATTGTTGAAACACCGTTCCCTGAAGCTCTCAACGCGGCAGTCGTTGAAGCCTATGCCAAGTTGGTTGATGGCAACGATGCCATGTCTTTCGCGGTGCGCTCATCGGCTACCGCAGAAGATTTACCTGACGCCTCTTTTGCTGGCCAGCAAGAAACCTTTTTAAATATTCGCGGCCTCGACAATATTATGATCGCGATCAAGGAAGTGTTTGCCTCCTTATACAATGATCGCGCGATTGCTTATCGCGTGCATCAAGGCTTTGAGCACGCCGATGTTGCACTGTCGGCGGGTATCCAGCGCATGGTGCGTTCAGATACCGGCGCCGCTGGTGTTATGTTCTCTATGGACACTGAGTCAGGTTTCGACGGTGTCGTCTTTATCACTGCGTCCTACGGCCTGGGTGAAACCGTTGTGCAGGGTGCAGTAAACCCCGATGAGTTTTATGTTCACAAAGCGACACTTGAGAAAGACCGTCCTGCGGTGCTGCGCCGCAACCTCGGTAGCAAGATGGTCAAAATGATTTACGGCAGCGACGCTAGCGCCGGTAAATCTGTTGAGACCGTGGATGTTAGCGAAGACCAGCGCAATCAATTTTGCTTAACCGACGACGAAGTGCTCGGCCTTGCCAAACAAGCTATGACCATTGAAAAGCACTACGGTCGGCCAATGGATGTTGAATGGGCCAAAGATGGTGATGACGGCAAGCTCTATATCGTTCAAGCGCGCCCCGAGACCGTTAAAAGCCGCGAATCCACTACCTTGATGGAACGCTACCTTTTAAAAGAAAAAGGCGCAGTATTATGTGAAGGTCGCTCTATTGGCCAGCGTATTGGGGCCGGACCGGTGCGGGTGATTGCCGATATCAGCGAAATGGACCAAGTTCAGCAGGGCGATGTGCTGGTTACCGATATGACCGACCCAGACTGGGAGCCGGTAATGAAGCGCGCCTCAGCAATTGTTACTAATCGCGGCGGACGCACATGTCATGCAGCGATCATCGCTCGTGAGATGGGTATACCTGCAGTTGTGGGCTGCGGTGACGCCACCGAGCTGCTAAAAGACGGCACTCCCGTCACGGTATCGTGCGCAGAAGGTGATACCGGCATGGTGTACGACGGTATTCTCGATTTCGATATTAACCGCAATAAACTTGAGGCCATGCCAGAACTGCCGTTCAAAGTAATGATGAACGTTGGTAACCCAGACCGTGCCTTCGACTTCCAAGGCTACCCCAATGCTGGTGTGGGTTTGGCGCGGTTGGAATTTATCATTAACCGAATGATTGGTGTACACCCTAAAGCGCTGATGAATTACGACGATATTCCCCGCGATGTGCAGGCGGCAGTGAAGCGCCGTATTGCTGGCTACGCTAGCCCGGTAGAGTTTTATGTAGAAAAGCTGGTTGAAGGTATTTCCACGATTGCGAGTGCGTTTTATCCAAAACCCGTTATTGTGCGGATGTCCGATTTTAAATCCAATGAATACGCACACTTAATAGGTGGCAGCTTGTACGAGCCATCTGAAGAAAACCCCATGCTGGGTTTCCGGGGTGCGTCTCGCTATATTTCTGATTCATTTAGAGAGTGTTTCGAGCTGGAATGCCGCGCGCTCAAGAAAGTTCGCGACGATATGGATCTCACTAACGTAGAGATTATGGTGCCATTCGTTCGAACCGTTGGCGAAGCTAAGCAAGTTATTGAGTTGTTGGAAGCCAATGGTTTGAAGCGCGGCGAGAATGGCTTGAGGGTAGTAATGATGTGCGAGCTGCCAGCTAACGCCTTACTCGCAGAGCAGTTCCTGCAGTATTTCGACGGTTTCTCAATCGGCTCGAACGACCTAACTCAGCTTACCTTGGGGCTAGATCGCGATTCTGGCTTGATTGCTCACCTCTTCGATGAGCGCAATGACGCGGTAAAAGCATTGCTGAAAATGGCGATAGATGCCTGCAAGAAGCACGATAAATACATCGGGATTTGTGGGCAAGGTCCCTCTGATCACCCAGATTTCGCACAGTGGCTGATGGAGCAGGGCATAGATAGCGTGTCCCTGAACCCTGATTCTGTTTTGGAGACTTGGCTCTTCTTGGCAAAGAAGCTAAAGACCTAA